A window from Drosophila miranda strain MSH22 chromosome Y unlocalized genomic scaffold, D.miranda_PacBio2.1 Contig_Y2_pilon, whole genome shotgun sequence encodes these proteins:
- the LOC108158903 gene encoding uncharacterized protein LOC108158903: MSKFFMVALAFAAVCLILASAAPAPAAQLLDAQTAIQKIIAAYNRIPGRSVVHPAEVATVIDPNTFVAYY; this comes from the exons ATGTCGAAATTTTTCATGGTTGCCCTGGCATTTGCCGCCGTCTGCCTGATCCTGGCCAGCGCCGCCCCTGCACCTGCCGCACAGCTGCTGGATGCACAGACAGCCATCCAGAAGATAATTG CTGCCTACAATCGCATTCCAGGACGCTCTGTCGTCCACCCTGCGGAGGTGGCCACCGTGATTGATCCAAACACATTTGTGGCCTACTACTGA